The Bacillus carboniphilus genome contains a region encoding:
- a CDS encoding Mini-ribonuclease 3, with amino-acid sequence MNIEAFEVKDVNQLNGLALAYIGDAVYEMYVRNFLLSLGKVKPNELHRMSKQFVSGQSQADILFHLINNNFFTEQEMMVIRRGRNAKSGTKPKNLDVQTYRHSTAFEAIVGYHYLNKNEQRLNELMHRVIELISIERGIFK; translated from the coding sequence ATGAACATAGAAGCTTTTGAAGTCAAAGATGTCAACCAGTTAAATGGCTTGGCGCTAGCTTATATAGGTGATGCTGTTTATGAAATGTATGTGCGGAATTTCTTACTTTCTTTAGGAAAAGTAAAGCCAAATGAATTACATCGTATGTCCAAACAATTTGTGTCGGGTCAATCTCAAGCCGATATTTTATTTCATCTAATTAATAACAATTTCTTTACTGAACAAGAAATGATGGTGATTAGACGAGGTAGGAATGCTAAATCAGGAACGAAGCCTAAAAACTTAGATGTTCAAACTTATCGGCACAGTACAGCATTTGAAGCGATAGTAGGTTATCATTATTTAAATAAAAATGAACAAAGACTGAATGAGTTGATGCATCGTGTCATTGAGTTAATCTCTATAGAAAGGGGGATTTTCAAATGA
- the rlmB gene encoding 23S rRNA (guanosine(2251)-2'-O)-methyltransferase RlmB: protein MKKEFIIGKNPIIEALKTDRDINRIWLGEHTNKGQAKQLLQLAKEKGIIVQQVPKKKLDQMVDGNHQGVIAQVAAYQYASLDDLFEIAEKRGESPFFLLLDEIEDPHNLGSIMRTADAVGAHGIIIPKRRAVGLTYSVSKASTGAIEYIPVVRVTNIANTIDELKEKGLWIVGTDAKATDDYRDIDGNMSIGLVIGSEGKGMGRLIKNKCDFLINIPMIGKVTSLNASVAASILMFEVFRKRNPLRQ, encoded by the coding sequence ATGAAGAAAGAGTTTATTATAGGAAAAAATCCAATTATCGAAGCGTTAAAAACGGATCGGGATATTAACCGTATTTGGTTAGGAGAACATACGAATAAAGGTCAGGCGAAGCAACTTTTACAATTAGCAAAGGAAAAAGGGATTATTGTTCAGCAAGTTCCTAAAAAGAAGCTTGATCAAATGGTAGATGGTAATCATCAAGGGGTCATTGCACAGGTTGCAGCTTATCAATATGCTTCGTTAGACGATTTGTTTGAAATAGCTGAAAAGAGAGGTGAGTCTCCGTTTTTCCTGTTACTGGATGAAATAGAAGACCCTCATAATTTAGGATCAATCATGAGGACTGCTGATGCGGTAGGGGCACATGGTATCATTATTCCTAAAAGAAGGGCAGTAGGATTAACCTATTCCGTTTCCAAAGCTTCAACAGGAGCAATCGAGTATATACCTGTTGTGAGAGTCACTAATATAGCGAACACCATTGATGAACTGAAAGAGAAAGGGTTATGGATTGTAGGTACAGATGCGAAAGCTACTGACGACTACCGGGATATAGACGGAAATATGTCTATAGGTCTAGTGATTGGAAGTGAAGGAAAGGGAATGGGTCGGTTAATAAAAAATAAGTGTGACTTTCTCATTAATATTCCTATGATTGGAAAGGTCACTTCCTTAAATGCCTCAGTTGCAGCAAGTATTCTTATGTTCGAGGTTTTTCGTAAAAGAAATCCCCTAAGGCAGTAG
- a CDS encoding NYN domain-containing protein gives MDILLVDGYNIIGAWPELEALKKHSLADARSKLIEKMSEYCAYTGMKVIIVFDAHMVKGLDKKKKQAGVEIIYTKEMETADERIEKLAQSLQNIRTKVYVATSDYTEQWTIFSKGALRKSARELLIEMESIEKRIEKKVKKTQQERFNSKIKLSDDVAEMFEKWRRGDK, from the coding sequence ATGGATATTCTTTTAGTGGATGGTTACAATATCATAGGTGCATGGCCGGAGTTAGAGGCATTAAAAAAACATAGTTTGGCGGATGCTAGAAGCAAGTTAATAGAAAAAATGTCAGAGTACTGTGCATACACAGGGATGAAGGTCATTATCGTTTTCGATGCACATATGGTGAAGGGTTTAGATAAAAAAAAGAAGCAAGCAGGGGTTGAAATTATTTACACAAAAGAGATGGAAACCGCTGATGAGCGAATTGAAAAGCTTGCCCAATCTCTACAAAATATTCGAACGAAAGTGTATGTAGCAACCTCTGACTATACTGAACAATGGACCATTTTTTCAAAAGGAGCTTTGAGGAAGTCAGCAAGAGAACTTTTGATAGAAATGGAGTCAATAGAAAAACGTATTGAGAAAAAAGTAAAGAAAACGCAACAAGAACGTTTTAATTCTAAGATTAAATTATCTGACGATGTAGCAGAAATGTTCGAAAAGTGGAGAAGAGGAGATAAATAG
- the sigH gene encoding RNA polymerase sporulation sigma factor SigH: protein MSTYDNKGKYVVELNKLNDEQIIEMVHLGNSDALDFLITKYKNFVRAKARSYFLIGADREDIVQEGMIGLYKAIRDFREDKLTSFKAFAELCITRQIITAIKTATRQKHIPLNSYVSLDKPIYDEESDRTLMDIISGAKVMDPEELIINQEEFDDIELKMGELLSDLERKVLALYLDGQSYQEISKQLNRHVKSIDNALQRVKRKLERYLEIREITS, encoded by the coding sequence GTGAGCACATACGACAACAAAGGAAAATACGTAGTGGAATTAAATAAATTAAACGACGAACAAATCATTGAAATGGTTCATTTAGGAAACAGTGATGCATTGGATTTTTTAATAACGAAATACAAAAATTTTGTGAGAGCGAAAGCGCGATCGTATTTTTTAATTGGTGCTGATCGGGAAGATATTGTTCAAGAAGGAATGATAGGTCTTTATAAAGCCATCCGAGATTTTAGAGAGGACAAGCTTACATCATTTAAGGCTTTTGCAGAATTGTGTATTACCCGCCAAATTATCACTGCGATTAAAACCGCAACCCGTCAGAAACATATTCCTCTTAACTCGTACGTGTCACTAGATAAACCCATTTATGATGAAGAATCTGATCGAACATTAATGGATATCATATCAGGTGCTAAAGTCATGGATCCAGAAGAATTAATTATTAATCAGGAAGAATTCGATGATATTGAATTGAAAATGGGAGAATTACTTTCAGATTTAGAAAGGAAAGTGCTTGCTCTTTATTTAGATGGTCAGTCATATCAAGAAATTTCCAAACAATTAAATCGACATGTAAAGTCAATTGATAACGCTCTTCAGCGTGTGAAACGAAAATTAGAACGTTATTTAGAAATTCGTGAAATTACTAGTTGA
- the rpmG gene encoding 50S ribosomal protein L33 yields the protein MRKKVILACTACGSRNYSTNKNVTTTLERLEANKYCDKCKSHMLHRETK from the coding sequence ATGCGTAAGAAAGTGATTTTAGCTTGTACAGCTTGTGGAAGCCGAAACTATTCAACAAATAAAAATGTAACAACAACTTTAGAACGCTTAGAAGCAAACAAGTACTGCGATAAATGTAAGTCTCACATGCTACACCGTGAAACAAAATAA
- the secE gene encoding preprotein translocase subunit SecE → MQRLVNFFRGVSREMKKVSWPKGKELTRYTITVITTVTFVAVFFALIDTGISELIRLILE, encoded by the coding sequence ATGCAACGATTAGTTAATTTTTTTCGCGGTGTGAGTCGCGAAATGAAAAAAGTAAGCTGGCCAAAAGGTAAAGAACTTACACGCTATACGATCACGGTTATTACAACGGTGACATTTGTGGCTGTTTTCTTTGCGTTGATTGATACAGGTATTTCTGAACTTATTCGACTTATCCTTGAATAA
- the nusG gene encoding transcription termination/antitermination protein NusG, giving the protein MEKNWYVVHTYSGYENKVKTNLEKRVESMGMQDKIFRVVVPEEEETEIKNGKQKVSKKKVFPGYVIVEIVMTDDSWYVVRNTPGVTGFVGSAGSGSKPTPLLPEEVDRILKRMGMNEQNIDVDFEVGENVKVTEGPFANFEGTVEEIELDKNKVKVLVNMFGRDTPVELDFNQVTKL; this is encoded by the coding sequence ATGGAAAAGAATTGGTATGTGGTCCATACGTATTCTGGTTATGAAAATAAAGTAAAAACCAATCTAGAAAAAAGAGTAGAGTCGATGGGAATGCAAGATAAAATATTTCGTGTAGTAGTCCCTGAAGAAGAAGAGACAGAAATTAAAAATGGGAAGCAAAAGGTTAGCAAGAAAAAAGTGTTTCCTGGATATGTTATTGTTGAGATTGTGATGACGGATGACTCTTGGTATGTGGTGCGTAATACACCAGGTGTAACAGGGTTTGTAGGCTCAGCTGGTTCAGGTTCTAAGCCAACTCCATTATTACCAGAAGAGGTAGATCGTATATTAAAACGAATGGGAATGAATGAACAGAATATAGATGTTGATTTTGAAGTAGGAGAAAACGTAAAAGTGACAGAGGGTCCTTTTGCAAACTTCGAGGGAACGGTTGAAGAGATAGAATTAGATAAAAACAAAGTGAAAGTACTTGTTAATATGTTCGGTCGTGACACCCCTGTGGAGCTTGATTTTAACCAGGTTACAAAATTGTAA
- the rplK gene encoding 50S ribosomal protein L11, giving the protein MAKKVIKVVKLQIPAGKANPAPPVGPALGQAGVNIMGFCKEFNARTADQAGLIIPVEITVFEDRSFTFITKTPPAAVLLKKAAGIESGSGEPNRNKVATLKRDKVREIAETKMPDLNAADVEAAMRMVEGTARSMGIVIED; this is encoded by the coding sequence GTGGCTAAAAAAGTAATTAAAGTTGTAAAACTTCAAATCCCTGCTGGTAAAGCTAATCCAGCACCACCAGTTGGTCCTGCATTAGGTCAAGCAGGTGTGAATATTATGGGATTCTGTAAAGAGTTCAACGCTCGCACAGCTGATCAAGCTGGTTTAATCATCCCTGTTGAAATTACGGTATTTGAAGACCGTTCATTTACATTTATCACAAAAACTCCACCTGCAGCTGTTTTACTAAAAAAAGCAGCAGGAATTGAGTCAGGTTCTGGAGAACCTAATCGTAATAAAGTGGCGACACTTAAACGTGATAAAGTGCGTGAAATTGCCGAAACTAAGATGCCTGATTTGAACGCTGCGGATGTTGAAGCAGCGATGCGCATGGTTGAAGGTACTGCACGTAGCATGGGTATTGTTATCGAAGACTAA
- the rplA gene encoding 50S ribosomal protein L1, with product MAKRGKKYVEAAKLIDRSKAYDVKEAIELVKKTSTTKFDATVEVAFRLGVDPRKNDQQIRGAVVLPNGTGKTQRVLVFAKGDKLKEAEAAGADFVGDSEYINKIQQGWFDFDVIVATPDMMGEVGKLGRVLGPKGLMPNPKTGTVTFEIEKAVKEIKAGKVEYRVDKQANIHVPIGKISFEEGKLVENFETIFDTIEKAKPAAAKGTYMKNITVTSTMGPGVKVDSSTFAAK from the coding sequence ATGGCAAAAAGAGGTAAGAAATATGTTGAAGCGGCTAAATTAATTGATCGCTCAAAAGCATATGATGTAAAAGAAGCAATTGAACTTGTGAAAAAGACATCTACTACTAAGTTTGACGCTACTGTAGAAGTTGCGTTTCGTTTAGGGGTTGACCCTCGTAAAAACGATCAACAAATTCGTGGTGCTGTAGTTTTACCTAATGGTACAGGAAAAACTCAACGTGTTTTAGTTTTTGCTAAAGGCGATAAACTAAAAGAAGCAGAAGCAGCAGGCGCAGATTTTGTTGGTGACTCTGAGTATATTAATAAAATCCAACAAGGTTGGTTTGACTTTGATGTAATCGTTGCTACACCTGATATGATGGGTGAAGTTGGTAAGCTTGGTCGTGTGTTAGGACCTAAAGGTTTAATGCCAAACCCAAAAACAGGTACAGTAACTTTTGAAATAGAGAAAGCTGTTAAAGAAATCAAAGCTGGTAAGGTTGAGTACAGAGTAGATAAACAAGCGAATATCCATGTTCCAATTGGTAAAATTTCCTTTGAAGAAGGAAAGCTTGTTGAAAACTTTGAAACCATTTTTGATACAATCGAAAAAGCAAAACCGGCTGCAGCTAAAGGAACTTACATGAAAAACATTACGGTAACATCTACGATGGGACCTGGTGTTAAAGTGGATTCTTCTACTTTTGCAGCTAAATAA